The window TGGCCGCGGCCGGCCTGCCCACGGTGTTCGTGTTCGAGGGCGGCTATGCGGTGGCCGAGGTGGGCATCAACACGGTGAACGTGCTCGAAGGGTTCGCGCAGCGCGGCTGAAGTCTGGGTCCAATACAGATACTCTTACTTGCAATTCCAGGGTTTTTACCAGTCCATCGGCGCAAATAAGTACAACAACTCGCGTCCAGGGTATCGCTTCCTGCAAGGGCCGGCTCCTACCATTTCGACACCGATCAAGTGCGTCTTCGTGCACTGCGGGTTCGTCGAAAACTCAGGAGACATCCATGAAATTCAAGATTAGCGCGGTCGCCCTGGCCATGGGCGCGTTGGGCACGTTGGGCCTGCTGGGCGCCACGGCCGCCTCCGCCGCCACCGATCTGGTGATCGCCACCGTGAACAACGGCCACATGATCACCATGCAGAAGCTGACCAAGTTCTTCGAGGCGGCGAACCCTGATGTCAAGGTGAAGTGGGTCACGCTCGAGGAAGGCGTGCTGCGCCAGCGCGTCACCACCGACATCGCCACCAAGGGCGGCCAGTTCGACGTGATGACCATCGGCCTGTACGAAGCGCCGATCTGGTCCAAGAAGGGCTGGCTCGCGCCGATCAACACCGACGCCGCCTACGATGTGGACGACCTGCTGCCGGCCATCCGCAGCGGCCTGTCGCAGGACGGCAAGCTGTATGCCGCGCCTTTCTACGGCGAAAGCTCGATGACCATGTACCGCGCCGATCTGGTCAAGGCCGCCGGCCTGACCATGCCGGCCAACCCGACATGGACCGACATGGCCAACATCGTGGCCAAGATCCACGACCCGGCCAAGGGCGTCTACGGCCTGTGCCTGCGCGGCAAGCCGGGCTGGGGCGACAACATGGCCTTCCTCACGACGATGGTCAACACCTACGGCGGCCAGTGGTTCGACATGGCCTGGAAGCCGCAGATCGACAGCAAGCCCTGGCACGACGCGATCTCGCAATACGTCGACCTGATGAAGAAGTACGGCCCGCCCGGCGCTTCGGCCAACAGCTTCAACGAGAACCTGGCGCTGTTCAACGAAGGCAAGTGCGGCGTGTGGATCGACGCGACGATTGCCGCTTCCTTCGTCAGCGATCCGAAGCAGTCCAAGGTGGCCGACAAGGTGGCCTTCACCCAGGCGCCGACGGCGGTGACGCCCAAGGGCGCGAACTGGTTGTGGTCGTGGAACCTGGCCGTGCCGGCGTCGAGCAAGAAGCCCGAACTCGCCCAGAAGTTCATCACCTGGGCCACGTCCAAGGACTACGTGAACCTGGTGGCCAAGGAAGAAGGCTGGATCGCCGTGCCCACCGGCACCCGCAAGTCCACCTATGCCAACGCCGATTTCCAGAAGGTGGCCAAGTTCGCGCCTGAAGAACTCAAGGCCATCAACAGCGCCAACCCGACCGACAGCACGCTGCCGAAGTCGCCGTATGTCGGCGTGCAGTTCGCCTCGATCCCGGAGTTCCAGGCGATCGGCATCGCCGTCGGCCAGCAGATGAGCGCGGCGCTGTCGGGCAAGGTCACGGTGGATGCGGCGCTGAAGACATCGCAGACGGCCGCCGAGCGTGAGATGACCAAGGGCGGGTACTACAAGAAGTAATCGATGGCCTGAATCTTCCTACTGCGCGGACCGATCTGGCGCCTGCGGTGCTCGCCGTACGAGAGTACGGCTCCGCGCCTCGACGCCACCTCGGCCCGCTCGCTACGGAATCTTCAAGCCCTCGACCGTCGCCTGTTTGAGCTTGTTCCACTGAGCGGATGAGTGCGCCAGCGGCAGGCCACTTGACCAAGCTGTCACCGAAAGCTCACCATGTCACGATTCCTCCCCCGTGCGCTCATGGCGCCGTCCATCGTCACGCTCTTCCTGTGGATGATCGTGCCGCTGGTGATGACGCTGTATTTCTCCGTCATCCACTACAACCTGATGCAGCCCGGCGAGACCGGCTTCGTCGGCCTGGAAAACTTCCACTACTTCATCACCGACCCGGACTTCTGGCCGTCGGTGATGCACACCATCCAGCTGCTGGGCTCGGTGATCGTGATCACGGTGGTGCTGGGCGTGGGCCTGGCCCTGCTGGTGAACGAGCCATTCCCGGGCCAGGGCATCGTCCGCGTGCTGCTGATCTCGCCATTCTTCGTCATGCCCACGGTGAACGCGCTGCTGTGGAAACACATGATGATGAACCCCATCTACGGCGTGCTCGCGCATGTGTGGCAGTTCTTCGGCCTCACGCCGATCGACTGGATGACCGACTACCCGCTGCTGTCGGTGATCGTCATGCTGAGCTGGCAATGGCTGCCGTTCGCCTGCCTGATCTTCATCACCTCGCTGCAGTCGCTGGACCGTGAACAGATGGACGCCGCCGGCATGGACGGCGCCACGCGCTTCGACAAGTTCTGGTACCTGGTGCTGCCGCACATGGGCCGCTCCATCGCCGTGGTCGTGATGATCGAGATGATCTTCCTGCTGAGCGTGTTCGCCGAAATCTTCACCACCACCGGTGGCGGACCCGGCAACGACAGCACCAACCTGGCCTTCCTGATCTTCAAGCAGGCGCTGATGAACTTCGACGTGGGCGTGGCCTCGGCCGGTGCCTTGTTCGCGGTGATCCTGGCCAACATCGCCGCCGTGTTTCTGATCCGCATGGTCGGCAAGAACCTCGACTGAACGGAGCCCATCATGCTGAAAAAGAAACCGTTCCCGATCGTGCGCACGCTCTCCGCCTGGGGCGTGGCACTGCTGCTGTTCTTCCCGCTGTTCTGGCTCGGCATCACCGCCTTCAAGACGGAAGCCCAGGCCATTGCGGCGCAACTGTTCTTCACGCCCACGCTGGCCAGCTTCGTGGAAGTGCAGGAGCGCAGCAACTACCTGCTGTTCGCGCGCAACTCGCTGATCACCAGCCTCGGCTCCACCATCATCGGCCTCTTGATCGCCATTCCCGCAGCCTATTCGATGGCCTTCTTCCCGACGAAGAAGACACGCGACATCCTGATGTGGATGCTGTCCACCAAGATGATGCCGGCGGTGGGCGCGCTGGTACCGGTCTATGTGATGGCGCAGACCGCCGGCATGCTCGACTCGCTGCCTGCGCTGGTCA of the Rhodoferax koreense genome contains:
- a CDS encoding carbohydrate ABC transporter permease; the protein is MLKKKPFPIVRTLSAWGVALLLFFPLFWLGITAFKTEAQAIAAQLFFTPTLASFVEVQERSNYLLFARNSLITSLGSTIIGLLIAIPAAYSMAFFPTKKTRDILMWMLSTKMMPAVGALVPVYVMAQTAGMLDSLPALVIVFTLSNLPIMVWMLYSAFKEVPKDILEAVRLDGATVWEEFRWVILPLTMGGIASTGLLCLVLSWNEAFWALNLTSANAGTLASLIASYSSPEGLFWAKLSAASLMAIAPIIVFGWFSQKQLVQGLTFGAVK
- a CDS encoding ABC transporter substrate-binding protein, whose protein sequence is MGALGTLGLLGATAASAATDLVIATVNNGHMITMQKLTKFFEAANPDVKVKWVTLEEGVLRQRVTTDIATKGGQFDVMTIGLYEAPIWSKKGWLAPINTDAAYDVDDLLPAIRSGLSQDGKLYAAPFYGESSMTMYRADLVKAAGLTMPANPTWTDMANIVAKIHDPAKGVYGLCLRGKPGWGDNMAFLTTMVNTYGGQWFDMAWKPQIDSKPWHDAISQYVDLMKKYGPPGASANSFNENLALFNEGKCGVWIDATIAASFVSDPKQSKVADKVAFTQAPTAVTPKGANWLWSWNLAVPASSKKPELAQKFITWATSKDYVNLVAKEEGWIAVPTGTRKSTYANADFQKVAKFAPEELKAINSANPTDSTLPKSPYVGVQFASIPEFQAIGIAVGQQMSAALSGKVTVDAALKTSQTAAEREMTKGGYYKK
- a CDS encoding carbohydrate ABC transporter permease, which translates into the protein MSRFLPRALMAPSIVTLFLWMIVPLVMTLYFSVIHYNLMQPGETGFVGLENFHYFITDPDFWPSVMHTIQLLGSVIVITVVLGVGLALLVNEPFPGQGIVRVLLISPFFVMPTVNALLWKHMMMNPIYGVLAHVWQFFGLTPIDWMTDYPLLSVIVMLSWQWLPFACLIFITSLQSLDREQMDAAGMDGATRFDKFWYLVLPHMGRSIAVVVMIEMIFLLSVFAEIFTTTGGGPGNDSTNLAFLIFKQALMNFDVGVASAGALFAVILANIAAVFLIRMVGKNLD